TTCGTCAATGGTGTAACACTTATGAAAAATATCGTCACACATTTCTTCCTCATTGTCAATAAATAATTTAGTGGAGTCATGGACGTCGTGTTGAAACGGAGCTGTGACAGCCACCCCGTACGTATAATTACAAGTACGCGATGAAACGATTCTTGGATTATGACCGTAAAGTACTGCCCCTTGAAGAACAGCCTGTCCTCCCTGTTGCGGAATAATTACTTCTTTGTCAGGGAATGCTTCTTTTATTCGAACACGTATTATTTCCGACTCAGAAAATCCCCCCCCACCATCATAATGGTTGACACTCCAGAACACTGTGGATCTTTTAAAATATTGGTTATTTCCTCAACTATGCATTTGATCGATTCAGCAAAGAAGCtaagaaatatttttctgtgATAATTAACTTGTCTCTTTTTATGCTCAAATTTTCTTTCATGCTACCGTCTTGTATTAAATCTGAAAAACTGCAGCCGGTTGTTTCGGAAAGAATATCACACAGTGTAACTGGTAATCTTACAACGACATTTTTACctacaaatgttttctttttggtTTCAAAGTTTTTCATCATATCTGTATAATCATAAATATGGTTTTCCTTAAATTCACGAAGGACTTCTCCACCGCATATATTCGTGAGCAGTCGTCTGTATTCTTGGTTGATAAATTCCCCGCCATACGGTCCTCCACATGCCCTATGTATTATAGCAAGACCGCCATTTTCTGCCACTTTTTGTGCTGATATGTCAATTGTTGCAcctaaaaattatataaattttgatataattaaaatatGGCTTGCATTTACAGTATAAAGAAAAGGAGAAATAAAGAAGCCTAAGCAATCTAGCAAAAGGAAAATTTCGTTACTTTCACTTTTCTTGTGAACTTTTTAATTTAACCTAGCCAAAGTGAAAACACTAAGAGTCCTTTTAGTAAGTTTATAGTTGAGTTATATTCTCTGATgcataattgaaatttaaaactttaaaaatatggATCTGCGCGAAAATGACACATTGTTCGTATATAGAATTTTCAAAACGAGAGAGAGAATATTATGAT
This sequence is a window from Mytilus edulis chromosome 1, xbMytEdul2.2, whole genome shotgun sequence. Protein-coding genes within it:
- the LOC139499567 gene encoding heat shock 70 kDa protein 12A-like is translated as MSLYLLQECATIDISAQKVAENGGLAIIHRACGGPYGGEFINQEYRRLLTNICGGEVLREFKENHIYDYTDMMKNFETKKKTFGGQAVLQGAVLYGHNPRIVSSRTCNYTYGVAVTAPFQHDVHDSTKLFIDNEEEMCDDIFHKCYTIDEQVDMGERRSISLTYNYEDETTQVKRKEDGKVEIYISENQNPMYVTDQGTTLHAVIHVPPPGGLWPPISHGRVELERGGTEMIGTYIDKITGARTSTKFEFLPKLENEFRRRLYDPQNVLLQSVDWDS